TGTATTGTGAAACTAGTTTCAGAAATATATAGTCTTAAAGTATGTCCACTGCCAATGATTTTTTCAATATTTAAGAGGAGATTTATAATGGTTCATTTCTATAAATTTTTAAACGAGTTATATATTTTGTTTAACCAATTATTAACTATTTTTATCAATAATCACTTCATTAATTTGTACTTTTTAATTTTGATTTATTTTTCGTGCATATTTTATATGAATTTAATTCTAATACATTTTAAATAAAAAATACGCAATTTTAATTGGCACCGACCCCCGTAAATGAGAATTAAATAAAAACACCTCCAAGTTGGATTTGGTACAATATAATCAAATGCTCATGGAGGTGGTTTTTTATGGTTAAAAAACGTGTGGAGACGGTGGTATTATTGTCAAGAAAATAGAATAACAAGCTATAAAACTGTCGAAATAGGTGGCTTTTAGGATTTTTAAAAGAAATCGGTTCTATAATAAATTAAAAATCGTCTACTTCTACCAACACGATTTCACAAAGAGCCAGTACTTACATCTCTTTTTCTCCTGTAAAACTATTGTATCTTGATACTTTAAGGAGTTTCAATCATTCGATCTGTTAACCGTTATTTTTTGGATCTAAACTTAATAACATAGCATTAATGGCGACGATGACTGTTGACACAGACATTAGGGTTGCTCCTAATGCAGGGCTTAATGTGATACCAATAGGAGCCAAAATTCCTGCAGCTAGAGGGATAGCTATAAAGTTATAACCAGCTCCCCAAAATAGGTTTTGTTTCATTTTACGAGTTGTTTTGTGTGCTAATTCAATGAATGATTCAATATCTCCTGGATCGGATTGAGTCAATATGACATCAGCTGAATCCAACGCAACTTGAGTTCCAGCACCTATAGCTATACCAACATCTGCTAAGGCAAGAGAAGGAGCATCATTTACACCATCACCTACCATGATAACTTTCTTTCCTTCATCTTTAAGTGTTTTAACTAACTCATATTTGTCTTGTGGAGATTGATTTGATCTATATTCAATCCCTAAATCTACTGCCGCGCCTTGAGCCGCTTTTTCATTATCACCTGTTGCCATAATTGGTCGAATATTGTTCTTTTTAAGAGCTTTAATTAACTCTTTACTCGTTGGTTTTAATTCGTCCCCTAAAGCTACAGAACCAATGGCATCATCGTTTTCTACTAAGACACTAAGAGTTGCTCCTTTTGGAGTATCCATATCAAGATTACGTCCATAGGCTTTTTGACTGATTAATTGGTAACGGTGCCCACCTGCTTTACCCTCTACTCCAGAACCGGAAATCACATCAATCGAATCAAAAGATGCTGGACGTATATTTTGCTGCTCGGCGAAACTTATAATTGATTGAGCAATTGGGTGGCTAGATCCTCCTTCAATACCTGCCAATAAGGCAATGATTTCCTCTTTTGTATATTTGTCATTAAGAAGTTTTACATCTAATACTTTAAATTCACCAGTTGTTAAAGTACCCGTTTTATCTAAAATCATCACATCTGCATCTTGAGCTATTTCTAAGGCTTGGCGGTCTTTTACTAGTAAGCCACGGCTAGCTCCTAAGCTTGTGCTACGGGCGGTTACCAATGGAATAGCCAGACCCAATGCGTGCGGACAAGCAATAACTAATGTAGTAATAGTAAATATAACTGCCGTTGGGATATCTCCAATAATCCTCCACACTACAAAAGCAATTAGCGCGACAATAACAGCAATATAGAAGAGCCACCCTGCAACCTTTTGAGCAATATTTTCTGCTCTGGAAGGCTGACTTTGAGCTTGGCTGATTAAATTCTGAACTTGAGAGATGAAGGATTGATCACCTGTCTCATTCACTTTAATATAAAGAACCCCTTCTCCATTTGTTGAGCCCCCGATTACTTCATCGCCAGGGCCTTTTTTAACTGCTTTTGATTCTCCAGTCAAAAGAGCTTCATTTAAACGTGATTCGCCACGCTCGATAATCCCGTCTGCTGGCACATTTTCTCCGGCTTGAACACGAATTAAATCACCTACCTGTAAGTCAGCAACTGGTCGTGTTTCAATTGAATCGTCTTCTAATACAACGTGAGCATCTTTCGGCACTAACTTAGCCAATTCTGCTTGTGCGTCTCCTGCTTCTCCAATAGCTTTCATCTCAATCCAGTGACCTAATAGCATGATTAATAGTAATGAAGCAAATTCAAAGAAAAAGTCCATCACGTGTTCACCCGTTACGTAGGTAATGATCACAGCATAAATACTGTATAAATATGAAACACTTAAACCTAAAGAAACGAGTGCCATCATTCCAGGTTCTTTTTGTTTAAATTCGTCAACTGCACCTTGATAGAATGGACGTCCACCATAAATAATTAATATAGTAGATAAAATAGCTACTACAATATCAGAATATGGAAAAGTAAACTGGAATGGTAGTTCAAATCCATGCAAAGGGACTAAGAGCATAATAATGATTCCTAGTGGCAATGACTTTAAGAAAAGTTCCTTAAAGCTTCCGTGATGATGGTGATCATGTCCACTGTGTCCGCTGTGATCATGTCCACTGTGCCCGCAGTGATTATGCCCAGCATGATGTACTTGATGTTGCTCCTTATGGTATCCATGTTCATCTGTGATTCCATGCTCGTGTTTTAACTTATCCATGTCGTCATAATCATGGTGATTATGGGAGGAATATTTGTTGTAATTATTCATTTTAAATTCCTCCTTATGCTTAATGATGATGTAAATGACATTCGCATTGTCCTTCTGGACAATTGCAATCCACTTCTTCTACTGCGAAAGATTTTTTCATCTCTAATATTTTTTCTAGTCGATCTATATCATCGAAGCTTAAAACATGATCTTCAATGATGCTTCCTATTACATTTCCGACTTTCTTATTTCAAATACGGTTAAAAATATCTTCTGCATAATCCCTTACGGCTTCTGTCTCTTCAATATTGGCAGTGTAAATAAACTTTCTACCTTCATGCTCTGTATTTAGTACGCCTTTTCCAACTAATCGACCTAAGATCGTTTTGATAGTGGATTGTGTCCAGTCCATTTTTTCTTGCAATACGGAAATGACTTTTTTACTAGTTACTCGATCATTTGCCCAAACTACACGCATGACTTCCCATTCTGCATCTGTGATATAAGTATTAAATTCTATTGTGCTCATTCTCCTCCCCCCCATATTTGTCTACAGATGTAAACAAATATGTTTAAAATGAGTTTACCATTGTAAACGAATTGTGTCAAGTCTTTTTATTAAATTCTCACTTTTTGATGTCAGTCCCTTAAAACATGCTATTTTTATCATTGATAAATATTAATAGCTAACTTTCCGAAAAATAAGTATTTTCCTGAAACTTTTTTATTTAGTTATAATAGACATTTCTAGATATTTCCATTATGTAGTGGTTGCCATCCAATCAAACATCGCTCTACTTGTTTTCTTGAGGCAACTGTGCATAGCATATCTCTATGCGACTAAAGTCGTTAGAGCTAGCCTAATTGTGTACCGCCAGTTCTCATACAAAAAATACCTTGCAAGTTGCAAAGTATTTTCGTTTGTATTGTGCTTCCCAGCAACGAATTAACGTTTTGAGAATTGTGATGCTTTACGAGCTTTTTTCAAGCCTGGTTTTTTACGTTCAACCATACGTGCATCACGTGTAAGAAGTCCAGCGCGTTTTAATGAATCACGGAAATCTGGGTCAACTTCTAAAAGTGCACGTGAGATACCATGACGTATCGCACCTGATTGACCAGCGTATCCACCACCGATAACGTTAACAAAAACGTCATATGAACCTTCAGTTGAAGTAACTGCAAAAGGTTGGTTGATAACAAGACGAAGGTCTGCGTGTGGGATGTATTCTTCTACATCTTTCTTATTTACAGTAATTTTACCTGTACCT
This Streptococcus urinalis 2285-97 DNA region includes the following protein-coding sequences:
- a CDS encoding heavy metal translocating P-type ATPase, whose product is MNNYNKYSSHNHHDYDDMDKLKHEHGITDEHGYHKEQHQVHHAGHNHCGHSGHDHSGHSGHDHHHHGSFKELFLKSLPLGIIIMLLVPLHGFELPFQFTFPYSDIVVAILSTILIIYGGRPFYQGAVDEFKQKEPGMMALVSLGLSVSYLYSIYAVIITYVTGEHVMDFFFEFASLLLIMLLGHWIEMKAIGEAGDAQAELAKLVPKDAHVVLEDDSIETRPVADLQVGDLIRVQAGENVPADGIIERGESRLNEALLTGESKAVKKGPGDEVIGGSTNGEGVLYIKVNETGDQSFISQVQNLISQAQSQPSRAENIAQKVAGWLFYIAVIVALIAFVVWRIIGDIPTAVIFTITTLVIACPHALGLAIPLVTARSTSLGASRGLLVKDRQALEIAQDADVMILDKTGTLTTGEFKVLDVKLLNDKYTKEEIIALLAGIEGGSSHPIAQSIISFAEQQNIRPASFDSIDVISGSGVEGKAGGHRYQLISQKAYGRNLDMDTPKGATLSVLVENDDAIGSVALGDELKPTSKELIKALKKNNIRPIMATGDNEKAAQGAAVDLGIEYRSNQSPQDKYELVKTLKDEGKKVIMVGDGVNDAPSLALADVGIAIGAGTQVALDSADVILTQSDPGDIESFIELAHKTTRKMKQNLFWGAGYNFIAIPLAAGILAPIGITLSPALGATLMSVSTVIVAINAMLLSLDPKNNG
- the rpsI gene encoding 30S ribosomal protein S9 — translated: MAQAQYTGTGRRKNAVARVRLVPGTGKITVNKKDVEEYIPHADLRLVINQPFAVTSTEGSYDVFVNVIGGGYAGQSGAIRHGISRALLEVDPDFRDSLKRAGLLTRDARMVERKKPGLKKARKASQFSKR